One window of Syngnathus acus chromosome 16, fSynAcu1.2, whole genome shotgun sequence genomic DNA carries:
- the mag gene encoding myelin-associated glycoprotein isoform X4 produces MWCVTLFLSLLLIINDVSSQWNVWVPRDISAMTNTCVVIQCTFMYPSGVRPYRGVHGIWYYGQPYPQLFPPVVFKTRTDVVHESYKGRTRMLGDLQQKNCTLLINNVAPEHSGRYYFRADLGGANVYTFPDFADLKVLDQPNIDVPDEIVSDETLTLTCYAPDNCPDMNPEIQWMYTDYLPDPEFSSDYTEEGNTAVQSSTLVFTPRPVHNGQLLGCRVYYPNTTLVYERLVSLDIKYAPRSVWVNVSSEVMEGSSVSLHCEVDSNPPARISWKFGDQELLWDTASNLSLTLDDVTPAEEGVYTCIGDNGYGAMNTSLYLAVKYPPREPIVNDSLTVQEGSSLMLHCSTQGSPPPTLTWLKDGELVGTITADELSVLELEDITPQGDGQYRCLAENEHGRASSSLNITVEYAPILLDESKCTVVREGVQCVCMASGNPEPTIEFYLPDLNITINETEGRYNFYTHTDGQTSTGMIKLREKGERASNGGPAVNVHCSISNMYGRESVLLELQQEKKYLMAVIVGTIGGVAVIAFIIAAVRYVGQNNKKEKTGISNLQALWQALRGES; encoded by the exons ATGTGGTGCGTGACGCTGTTCTTATCGCTACTGCTAATCATCAATG ATGTCAGCTCCCAGTGGAACGTTTGGGTGCCGCGGGACATCTCGGCTATGACCAACACCTGCGTGGTCATCCAGTGCACCTTCATGTACCCGTCGGGCGTCAGGCCGTACCGCGGCGTCCACGGCATCTGGTACTACGGCCAGCCCTACCCGCAGCTCTTCCCGCCGGTGGTGTTCAAGACCCGCACGGACGTGGTGCACGAGAGCTACAAGGGTCGCACCAGGATGCTGGGTGACCTTCAGCAGAAGAATTGCACGCTGCTCATCAACAATGTCGCACCGGAGCACTCTGGGAGATACTACTTTCGCGCTGATCTCGGCGGGGCCAACGTGTACACCTTCCCGGATTTTGCCGATCTTAAAGTTCTGG ATCAACCCAACATCGACGTTCCCGATGAGATCGTGAGCGACGAGACCCTGACGCTGACTTGCTACGCCCCCGACAACTGCCCCGACATGAACCCCGAGATCCAGTGGATGTACACGGATTACCTGCCCGACCCCGAATTCAGCTCCGACTACACTGAGGAGGGCAACACCGCCGTGCAATCCAGCACATTGGTGTTCACCCCCAGGCCGGTGCACAATGGCCAGCTGCTGGGCTGCAGGGTGTACTACCCCAACACCACGCTGGTCTATGAAAGGCTGGTCTCTCTGGACATCAAAT ACGCTCCGCGTTCAGTGTGGGTGAACGTCTCCTCGGAGGTGATGGAAGGCAGCTCGGTGAGCCTACACTGTGAAGTGGACAGTAACCCGCCTGCCAGGATTTCCTGGAAGTTTGGAGACCAGGAACTGCTGTGGGACACTGCGTCCAACCTGTCGCTCACATTAGATGACGTGACGCCGGCAGAGGAGGGCGTCTACACCTGCATTGGCGACAACGGCTACGGCGCCATGAATACGTCACTCTACTTAGCCGTCAAGT ACCCTCCCCGCGAACCTATCGTCAACGACTCCTTGACTGTGCAGGAGGGCTCCTCGCTGATGCTGCACTGCAGCACTCAGGGAAGCCCGCCGCCTACCCTCACCTGGCTAAAGGACGGCGAACTGGTGGGCACCATCACCGCTGATGAGTTGTCCGTGCTGGAGCTTGAGGACATCACACCGCAGGGTGACGGCCAATACCGCTGCCTGGCTGAGAACGAGCACGGCCGTGCCAGCAGCTCCCTGAACATCACTGTGGAGT ATGCTCCAATCCTTCTGGACGAGTCCAAATGCACAGTAGTGCGGGAGGGCGTGCAATGCGTCTGCATGGCTTCGGGGAACCCCGAGCCCACCATCGAGTTTTACCTGCCCGACTTGAACATCACCATCAACGAGACGGAGGGCCGCTACAACTTCTACACGCACACGGACGGCCAGACGTCCACGGGCATGATCAAACTGCGAGAGAAGGGCGAGCGGGCCAGCAACGGCGGCCCCGCCGTCAACGTCCACTGCAGCATCTCCAACATGTACGGCAGAGAAAGCGTTCTCCTGGAGCTACAGCAAGAGA AGAAGTACCTCATGGCCGTTATTGTGGGCACAATCGGCGGCGTGGCGGTCATCGCCTTCATCATCGCGGCAGTGAGATACGTGGGCCAAAACAATAAGAA GGAGAAGACGGGGATTTCCAACCTGCAAGCTCTTTGGCAAGCTTTGAGAGGCGAGAGCTAA
- the mag gene encoding myelin-associated glycoprotein isoform X3 codes for MWCVTLFLSLLLIINDVSSQWNVWVPRDISAMTNTCVVIQCTFMYPSGVRPYRGVHGIWYYGQPYPQLFPPVVFKTRTDVVHESYKGRTRMLGDLQQKNCTLLINNVAPEHSGRYYFRADLGGANVYTFPDFADLKVLDQPNIDVPDEIVSDETLTLTCYAPDNCPDMNPEIQWMYTDYLPDPEFSSDYTEEGNTAVQSSTLVFTPRPVHNGQLLGCRVYYPNTTLVYERLVSLDIKYAPRSVWVNVSSEVMEGSSVSLHCEVDSNPPARISWKFGDQELLWDTASNLSLTLDDVTPAEEGVYTCIGDNGYGAMNTSLYLAVKYPPREPIVNDSLTVQEGSSLMLHCSTQGSPPPTLTWLKDGELVGTITADELSVLELEDITPQGDGQYRCLAENEHGRASSSLNITVEYAPILLDESKCTVVREGVQCVCMASGNPEPTIEFYLPDLNITINETEGRYNFYTHTDGQTSTGMIKLREKGERASNGGPAVNVHCSISNMYGRESVLLELQQEKKYLMAVIVGTIGGVAVIAFIIAAVRYVGQNNKKENGLPRQDVVLENPALYYSAVKKDKQNLRKKVVRHADDSHDDAKEKTGISNLQALWQALRGES; via the exons ATGTGGTGCGTGACGCTGTTCTTATCGCTACTGCTAATCATCAATG ATGTCAGCTCCCAGTGGAACGTTTGGGTGCCGCGGGACATCTCGGCTATGACCAACACCTGCGTGGTCATCCAGTGCACCTTCATGTACCCGTCGGGCGTCAGGCCGTACCGCGGCGTCCACGGCATCTGGTACTACGGCCAGCCCTACCCGCAGCTCTTCCCGCCGGTGGTGTTCAAGACCCGCACGGACGTGGTGCACGAGAGCTACAAGGGTCGCACCAGGATGCTGGGTGACCTTCAGCAGAAGAATTGCACGCTGCTCATCAACAATGTCGCACCGGAGCACTCTGGGAGATACTACTTTCGCGCTGATCTCGGCGGGGCCAACGTGTACACCTTCCCGGATTTTGCCGATCTTAAAGTTCTGG ATCAACCCAACATCGACGTTCCCGATGAGATCGTGAGCGACGAGACCCTGACGCTGACTTGCTACGCCCCCGACAACTGCCCCGACATGAACCCCGAGATCCAGTGGATGTACACGGATTACCTGCCCGACCCCGAATTCAGCTCCGACTACACTGAGGAGGGCAACACCGCCGTGCAATCCAGCACATTGGTGTTCACCCCCAGGCCGGTGCACAATGGCCAGCTGCTGGGCTGCAGGGTGTACTACCCCAACACCACGCTGGTCTATGAAAGGCTGGTCTCTCTGGACATCAAAT ACGCTCCGCGTTCAGTGTGGGTGAACGTCTCCTCGGAGGTGATGGAAGGCAGCTCGGTGAGCCTACACTGTGAAGTGGACAGTAACCCGCCTGCCAGGATTTCCTGGAAGTTTGGAGACCAGGAACTGCTGTGGGACACTGCGTCCAACCTGTCGCTCACATTAGATGACGTGACGCCGGCAGAGGAGGGCGTCTACACCTGCATTGGCGACAACGGCTACGGCGCCATGAATACGTCACTCTACTTAGCCGTCAAGT ACCCTCCCCGCGAACCTATCGTCAACGACTCCTTGACTGTGCAGGAGGGCTCCTCGCTGATGCTGCACTGCAGCACTCAGGGAAGCCCGCCGCCTACCCTCACCTGGCTAAAGGACGGCGAACTGGTGGGCACCATCACCGCTGATGAGTTGTCCGTGCTGGAGCTTGAGGACATCACACCGCAGGGTGACGGCCAATACCGCTGCCTGGCTGAGAACGAGCACGGCCGTGCCAGCAGCTCCCTGAACATCACTGTGGAGT ATGCTCCAATCCTTCTGGACGAGTCCAAATGCACAGTAGTGCGGGAGGGCGTGCAATGCGTCTGCATGGCTTCGGGGAACCCCGAGCCCACCATCGAGTTTTACCTGCCCGACTTGAACATCACCATCAACGAGACGGAGGGCCGCTACAACTTCTACACGCACACGGACGGCCAGACGTCCACGGGCATGATCAAACTGCGAGAGAAGGGCGAGCGGGCCAGCAACGGCGGCCCCGCCGTCAACGTCCACTGCAGCATCTCCAACATGTACGGCAGAGAAAGCGTTCTCCTGGAGCTACAGCAAGAGA AGAAGTACCTCATGGCCGTTATTGTGGGCACAATCGGCGGCGTGGCGGTCATCGCCTTCATCATCGCGGCAGTGAGATACGTGGGCCAAAACAATAAGAA AGAGAATGGCCTCCCTAGGCAGGACGTGGTCCTGGAGAACCCCGCTTTGTACTACAGCGCAGTCAAGAAGGACAAACAAAATCTGAGGAAGAAAGTGGTGAGACATGCCGATGACTCTCACGATGACGCGAA GGAGAAGACGGGGATTTCCAACCTGCAAGCTCTTTGGCAAGCTTTGAGAGGCGAGAGCTAA
- the mag gene encoding myelin-associated glycoprotein isoform X1, producing MWCVTLFLSLLLIINDVSSQWNVWVPRDISAMTNTCVVIQCTFMYPSGVRPYRGVHGIWYYGQPYPQLFPPVVFKTRTDVVHESYKGRTRMLGDLQQKNCTLLINNVAPEHSGRYYFRADLGGANVYTFPDFADLKVLDQPNIDVPDEIVSDETLTLTCYAPDNCPDMNPEIQWMYTDYLPDPEFSSDYTEEGNTAVQSSTLVFTPRPVHNGQLLGCRVYYPNTTLVYERLVSLDIKYAPRSVWVNVSSEVMEGSSVSLHCEVDSNPPARISWKFGDQELLWDTASNLSLTLDDVTPAEEGVYTCIGDNGYGAMNTSLYLAVKYPPREPIVNDSLTVQEGSSLMLHCSTQGSPPPTLTWLKDGELVGTITADELSVLELEDITPQGDGQYRCLAENEHGRASSSLNITVEYAPILLDESKCTVVREGVQCVCMASGNPEPTIEFYLPDLNITINETEGRYNFYTHTDGQTSTGMIKLREKGERASNGGPAVNVHCSISNMYGRESVLLELQQEKKYLMAVIVGTIGGVAVIAFIIAAVRYVGQNNKKENGLPRQDVVLENPALYYSAVKKDKQNLRKKVLKTELLGSKFNSILEESTGEDGDFQPASSLASFERRELNYAALELGGSRDGAPGRGDDSSSSYAEIKAK from the exons ATGTGGTGCGTGACGCTGTTCTTATCGCTACTGCTAATCATCAATG ATGTCAGCTCCCAGTGGAACGTTTGGGTGCCGCGGGACATCTCGGCTATGACCAACACCTGCGTGGTCATCCAGTGCACCTTCATGTACCCGTCGGGCGTCAGGCCGTACCGCGGCGTCCACGGCATCTGGTACTACGGCCAGCCCTACCCGCAGCTCTTCCCGCCGGTGGTGTTCAAGACCCGCACGGACGTGGTGCACGAGAGCTACAAGGGTCGCACCAGGATGCTGGGTGACCTTCAGCAGAAGAATTGCACGCTGCTCATCAACAATGTCGCACCGGAGCACTCTGGGAGATACTACTTTCGCGCTGATCTCGGCGGGGCCAACGTGTACACCTTCCCGGATTTTGCCGATCTTAAAGTTCTGG ATCAACCCAACATCGACGTTCCCGATGAGATCGTGAGCGACGAGACCCTGACGCTGACTTGCTACGCCCCCGACAACTGCCCCGACATGAACCCCGAGATCCAGTGGATGTACACGGATTACCTGCCCGACCCCGAATTCAGCTCCGACTACACTGAGGAGGGCAACACCGCCGTGCAATCCAGCACATTGGTGTTCACCCCCAGGCCGGTGCACAATGGCCAGCTGCTGGGCTGCAGGGTGTACTACCCCAACACCACGCTGGTCTATGAAAGGCTGGTCTCTCTGGACATCAAAT ACGCTCCGCGTTCAGTGTGGGTGAACGTCTCCTCGGAGGTGATGGAAGGCAGCTCGGTGAGCCTACACTGTGAAGTGGACAGTAACCCGCCTGCCAGGATTTCCTGGAAGTTTGGAGACCAGGAACTGCTGTGGGACACTGCGTCCAACCTGTCGCTCACATTAGATGACGTGACGCCGGCAGAGGAGGGCGTCTACACCTGCATTGGCGACAACGGCTACGGCGCCATGAATACGTCACTCTACTTAGCCGTCAAGT ACCCTCCCCGCGAACCTATCGTCAACGACTCCTTGACTGTGCAGGAGGGCTCCTCGCTGATGCTGCACTGCAGCACTCAGGGAAGCCCGCCGCCTACCCTCACCTGGCTAAAGGACGGCGAACTGGTGGGCACCATCACCGCTGATGAGTTGTCCGTGCTGGAGCTTGAGGACATCACACCGCAGGGTGACGGCCAATACCGCTGCCTGGCTGAGAACGAGCACGGCCGTGCCAGCAGCTCCCTGAACATCACTGTGGAGT ATGCTCCAATCCTTCTGGACGAGTCCAAATGCACAGTAGTGCGGGAGGGCGTGCAATGCGTCTGCATGGCTTCGGGGAACCCCGAGCCCACCATCGAGTTTTACCTGCCCGACTTGAACATCACCATCAACGAGACGGAGGGCCGCTACAACTTCTACACGCACACGGACGGCCAGACGTCCACGGGCATGATCAAACTGCGAGAGAAGGGCGAGCGGGCCAGCAACGGCGGCCCCGCCGTCAACGTCCACTGCAGCATCTCCAACATGTACGGCAGAGAAAGCGTTCTCCTGGAGCTACAGCAAGAGA AGAAGTACCTCATGGCCGTTATTGTGGGCACAATCGGCGGCGTGGCGGTCATCGCCTTCATCATCGCGGCAGTGAGATACGTGGGCCAAAACAATAAGAA AGAGAATGGCCTCCCTAGGCAGGACGTGGTCCTGGAGAACCCCGCTTTGTACTACAGCGCAGTCAAGAAGGACAAACAAAATCTGAGGAAGAAAGTG CTTAAGACAGAGCTGTTGGGCTCAAAGTTTAACTCCATTCTAGAGGAGAGCACG GGAGAAGACGGGGATTTCCAACCTGCAAGCTCTTTGGCAAGCTTTGAGAGGCGAGAGCTAAACTACGCCGCTCTGGAGCTGGGTGGGTCCAGGGATGGAGCGCCGGGGAGGGGGGacgacagcagcagcagttacGCAGAAATCAAAGCCAAATGA
- the mag gene encoding myelin-associated glycoprotein isoform X2, with protein sequence MWCVTLFLSLLLIINDVSSQWNVWVPRDISAMTNTCVVIQCTFMYPSGVRPYRGVHGIWYYGQPYPQLFPPVVFKTRTDVVHESYKGRTRMLGDLQQKNCTLLINNVAPEHSGRYYFRADLGGANVYTFPDFADLKVLDQPNIDVPDEIVSDETLTLTCYAPDNCPDMNPEIQWMYTDYLPDPEFSSDYTEEGNTAVQSSTLVFTPRPVHNGQLLGCRVYYPNTTLVYERLVSLDIKYAPRSVWVNVSSEVMEGSSVSLHCEVDSNPPARISWKFGDQELLWDTASNLSLTLDDVTPAEEGVYTCIGDNGYGAMNTSLYLAVKYPPREPIVNDSLTVQEGSSLMLHCSTQGSPPPTLTWLKDGELVGTITADELSVLELEDITPQGDGQYRCLAENEHGRASSSLNITVEYAPILLDESKCTVVREGVQCVCMASGNPEPTIEFYLPDLNITINETEGRYNFYTHTDGQTSTGMIKLREKGERASNGGPAVNVHCSISNMYGRESVLLELQQEKKYLMAVIVGTIGGVAVIAFIIAAVRYVGQNNKKENGLPRQDVVLENPALYYSAVKKDKQNLRKKVGEDGDFQPASSLASFERRELNYAALELGGSRDGAPGRGDDSSSSYAEIKAK encoded by the exons ATGTGGTGCGTGACGCTGTTCTTATCGCTACTGCTAATCATCAATG ATGTCAGCTCCCAGTGGAACGTTTGGGTGCCGCGGGACATCTCGGCTATGACCAACACCTGCGTGGTCATCCAGTGCACCTTCATGTACCCGTCGGGCGTCAGGCCGTACCGCGGCGTCCACGGCATCTGGTACTACGGCCAGCCCTACCCGCAGCTCTTCCCGCCGGTGGTGTTCAAGACCCGCACGGACGTGGTGCACGAGAGCTACAAGGGTCGCACCAGGATGCTGGGTGACCTTCAGCAGAAGAATTGCACGCTGCTCATCAACAATGTCGCACCGGAGCACTCTGGGAGATACTACTTTCGCGCTGATCTCGGCGGGGCCAACGTGTACACCTTCCCGGATTTTGCCGATCTTAAAGTTCTGG ATCAACCCAACATCGACGTTCCCGATGAGATCGTGAGCGACGAGACCCTGACGCTGACTTGCTACGCCCCCGACAACTGCCCCGACATGAACCCCGAGATCCAGTGGATGTACACGGATTACCTGCCCGACCCCGAATTCAGCTCCGACTACACTGAGGAGGGCAACACCGCCGTGCAATCCAGCACATTGGTGTTCACCCCCAGGCCGGTGCACAATGGCCAGCTGCTGGGCTGCAGGGTGTACTACCCCAACACCACGCTGGTCTATGAAAGGCTGGTCTCTCTGGACATCAAAT ACGCTCCGCGTTCAGTGTGGGTGAACGTCTCCTCGGAGGTGATGGAAGGCAGCTCGGTGAGCCTACACTGTGAAGTGGACAGTAACCCGCCTGCCAGGATTTCCTGGAAGTTTGGAGACCAGGAACTGCTGTGGGACACTGCGTCCAACCTGTCGCTCACATTAGATGACGTGACGCCGGCAGAGGAGGGCGTCTACACCTGCATTGGCGACAACGGCTACGGCGCCATGAATACGTCACTCTACTTAGCCGTCAAGT ACCCTCCCCGCGAACCTATCGTCAACGACTCCTTGACTGTGCAGGAGGGCTCCTCGCTGATGCTGCACTGCAGCACTCAGGGAAGCCCGCCGCCTACCCTCACCTGGCTAAAGGACGGCGAACTGGTGGGCACCATCACCGCTGATGAGTTGTCCGTGCTGGAGCTTGAGGACATCACACCGCAGGGTGACGGCCAATACCGCTGCCTGGCTGAGAACGAGCACGGCCGTGCCAGCAGCTCCCTGAACATCACTGTGGAGT ATGCTCCAATCCTTCTGGACGAGTCCAAATGCACAGTAGTGCGGGAGGGCGTGCAATGCGTCTGCATGGCTTCGGGGAACCCCGAGCCCACCATCGAGTTTTACCTGCCCGACTTGAACATCACCATCAACGAGACGGAGGGCCGCTACAACTTCTACACGCACACGGACGGCCAGACGTCCACGGGCATGATCAAACTGCGAGAGAAGGGCGAGCGGGCCAGCAACGGCGGCCCCGCCGTCAACGTCCACTGCAGCATCTCCAACATGTACGGCAGAGAAAGCGTTCTCCTGGAGCTACAGCAAGAGA AGAAGTACCTCATGGCCGTTATTGTGGGCACAATCGGCGGCGTGGCGGTCATCGCCTTCATCATCGCGGCAGTGAGATACGTGGGCCAAAACAATAAGAA AGAGAATGGCCTCCCTAGGCAGGACGTGGTCCTGGAGAACCCCGCTTTGTACTACAGCGCAGTCAAGAAGGACAAACAAAATCTGAGGAAGAAAGTG GGAGAAGACGGGGATTTCCAACCTGCAAGCTCTTTGGCAAGCTTTGAGAGGCGAGAGCTAAACTACGCCGCTCTGGAGCTGGGTGGGTCCAGGGATGGAGCGCCGGGGAGGGGGGacgacagcagcagcagttacGCAGAAATCAAAGCCAAATGA